The proteins below come from a single Oerskovia jenensis genomic window:
- a CDS encoding prephenate dehydratase produces the protein MTRVAYLGPEGTFTHQAAVRWARAQRAGAAAPTAALTSGDEGAGAPGGAADRAGFELVAAPTVTDVYAGVAAGDFDHGIVAIENSVEGYVVPSLDAIVGSEDVAAIDEVVLEITFDAFVRPGHGELTEVTAHPHGLAQCQGFVVRSGAVPVPSSSNAAACRDATEHQIAIGPAICGELYGLDLLEAGVEDFRGARTRFLTIVRRDRARAALAAARAAGPAQWRSMLALTPLVTGPGVLARITQAFGAGGVNLSSLITRPLKALEGKYVFVLTVDAAPWEPAVREVLEGLLAAGDSVKTLGVFPARGELDEALSSDDVPVGSVRAGASSDALDRGLLWT, from the coding sequence GTGACCAGGGTCGCCTACCTCGGGCCGGAGGGGACGTTCACGCACCAGGCGGCGGTCCGCTGGGCCCGCGCGCAGAGGGCGGGAGCAGCGGCCCCGACGGCGGCGCTCACCTCGGGGGACGAGGGTGCCGGCGCACCCGGGGGCGCCGCGGACCGAGCGGGGTTCGAGCTCGTCGCGGCGCCGACCGTGACCGACGTCTACGCCGGCGTCGCGGCGGGCGACTTCGACCACGGGATCGTCGCGATCGAGAACTCGGTCGAGGGCTACGTGGTCCCGTCGCTCGACGCGATCGTGGGCAGCGAGGACGTCGCCGCGATCGACGAGGTGGTCCTGGAGATCACCTTCGACGCCTTCGTGCGCCCGGGGCACGGCGAGCTGACCGAGGTCACGGCCCACCCTCACGGCCTGGCCCAGTGCCAGGGCTTCGTGGTGCGGTCGGGTGCCGTCCCGGTCCCGTCGTCGTCCAACGCGGCGGCGTGCCGTGACGCGACCGAGCACCAGATCGCGATCGGTCCGGCCATCTGCGGGGAGCTGTACGGGCTCGACCTGCTCGAGGCCGGCGTCGAGGACTTCCGTGGAGCGCGCACCCGGTTCCTGACGATCGTGCGGCGCGACCGGGCGCGGGCTGCGCTCGCTGCGGCGCGGGCGGCCGGCCCCGCCCAGTGGCGCTCCATGCTCGCGCTCACGCCGCTCGTCACGGGCCCCGGCGTCCTGGCGAGGATCACGCAGGCCTTCGGGGCCGGCGGGGTCAACCTGTCGAGCCTCATCACGCGTCCGCTCAAGGCGCTCGAGGGGAAGTACGTGTTCGTCCTGACCGTCGACGCCGCGCCGTGGGAGCCGGCCGTGCGCGAGGTGCTCGAAGGGCTCCTCGCGGCCGGGGACTCCGTGAAGACCTTGGGCGTCTTCCCGGCTCGCGGCGAGCTCGACGAGGCGTTGTCCTCCGACGACGTCCCGGTGGGTTCGGTCCGGGCGGGTGCGTCGTCCGACGCGCTCGACAGGGGGTTGCTGTGGACCTGA
- a CDS encoding prephenate dehydrogenase/arogenate dehydrogenase family protein, whose translation MDLTRAPRTSAEPPRTVAILGLGLIGGSLARLLARRGVAVTGYDTSPESRAQAAGAGLHVVADVESLCASAPDVLVLAVPLRAVRAVATEVARHLVGSTLVTDVGSVKGPVRDVLEGCGLGDRYVGAHPMAGTEESGFAASAAELLDGARWAVTVTDRTRPEQLASVLALVTGAAGGRAYVLTDEVHDEAAALISHVPHAFAIELLNLVSAAPVRGVALALAAGSFRDGTRVGRTDPRRTEAMLTENAGWVAPALRLAARDLEALATALEANASTTEFFDRADDVRATWQPRGAAVVGPGTASVLPGPPVPAVPTVPEVAPTTLREGQAASRGEVSGDPERLSVDLGETGWCPELLELCLAGWVVVAVHGTLVELDR comes from the coding sequence GTGGACCTGACGCGCGCTCCCCGGACGAGTGCCGAGCCACCGCGGACCGTCGCGATCCTCGGGCTGGGCCTCATCGGCGGGTCCTTGGCCCGGCTCCTCGCGCGCCGTGGCGTGGCGGTCACGGGGTACGACACCTCGCCCGAGTCCCGGGCGCAGGCCGCGGGCGCGGGGCTCCACGTGGTCGCGGACGTCGAGTCGTTGTGCGCGTCCGCACCTGACGTCCTGGTCCTGGCTGTCCCGTTGCGGGCCGTGCGCGCGGTGGCCACCGAGGTCGCCCGGCACCTGGTCGGCTCGACGCTCGTGACCGACGTCGGATCGGTCAAGGGTCCGGTGCGCGACGTCCTGGAGGGGTGCGGTCTGGGGGACCGGTACGTCGGCGCGCACCCCATGGCCGGGACCGAGGAGTCGGGTTTCGCCGCGTCGGCGGCCGAGCTCCTGGACGGCGCCCGGTGGGCCGTCACCGTCACCGACAGGACGCGACCCGAGCAGCTCGCGAGCGTGCTCGCGCTCGTGACCGGGGCGGCCGGTGGGCGGGCCTACGTGCTGACCGACGAGGTGCACGACGAGGCTGCGGCGCTCATCAGCCACGTGCCGCACGCGTTCGCGATCGAGCTCCTCAACCTGGTGTCGGCCGCCCCTGTCCGGGGGGTTGCCCTGGCGCTGGCCGCAGGGAGCTTCCGGGACGGGACCCGGGTGGGCCGGACCGACCCACGCCGGACCGAGGCCATGCTCACGGAGAACGCCGGCTGGGTGGCTCCCGCGCTACGGCTCGCGGCGCGCGACCTCGAGGCGCTCGCGACGGCGTTGGAGGCGAACGCCTCGACGACGGAGTTCTTCGACCGCGCGGACGACGTCCGGGCCACGTGGCAGCCCCGGGGAGCGGCCGTGGTCGGACCTGGCACGGCTTCCGTGCTTCCGGGGCCTCCAGTGCCTGCGGTGCCCACGGTGCCCGAAGTGGCGCCAACGACCCTGCGCGAAGGGCAGGCGGCGTCGCGTGGGGAGGTCTCCGGCGACCCGGAGCGGTTGTCGGTCGACCTCGGGGAGACCGGCTGGTGCCCCGAGCTCCTCGAGCTCTGCCTCGCCGGCTGGGTCGTCGTCGCGGTGCACGGCACCCTGGTGGAGCTGGACCGGTAG
- a CDS encoding RidA family protein, which translates to MEITRIQPAGLVVSPAFSHVAIVPPGAATIYVGGQNGVDETGAVVSDDVVEQSVRTIDNVSVALEAAGASLADVVQWTVLLVEGADLGAAYGAIAPRLAGPGAPPLVTAALVAGLGVPGALIEVSAIAAVLPA; encoded by the coding sequence ATGGAGATCACACGGATTCAGCCGGCCGGGCTCGTCGTGAGCCCGGCGTTCAGCCACGTCGCGATCGTGCCTCCGGGGGCCGCGACCATCTACGTCGGCGGTCAGAACGGCGTGGACGAGACCGGCGCGGTCGTCTCGGACGACGTCGTCGAGCAGTCGGTGCGCACGATCGACAACGTGAGCGTCGCGCTCGAGGCGGCGGGGGCGTCGCTCGCCGACGTCGTGCAGTGGACGGTGCTCCTGGTCGAGGGCGCCGACCTCGGGGCGGCCTACGGGGCCATCGCGCCACGGCTCGCGGGACCGGGCGCCCCGCCGCTCGTCACGGCTGCTCTCGTCGCAGGGCTCGGGGTTCCCGGGGCCCTCATCGAGGTGAGCGCGATCGCGGCCGTCCTCCCCGCCTGA
- a CDS encoding DUF6725 family protein, translating to MSTTMNSTPRPALDPQWAAWPPGARVVVRRRLTPDEVRATQDDTGETRSVTDVIGIVLTSTPGTSITLRTDAGGSRESVEVTIGAEQLVAAKRIPPRPPRRLPRQPVD from the coding sequence GTGAGCACGACCATGAACTCCACCCCGCGACCGGCGCTCGACCCGCAGTGGGCCGCGTGGCCCCCGGGGGCACGGGTCGTGGTCCGGCGGCGACTGACGCCGGACGAGGTACGGGCCACCCAGGACGACACCGGGGAGACGAGGTCGGTGACCGACGTGATCGGGATCGTCCTGACGTCCACCCCGGGCACCTCGATCACCCTGCGGACGGACGCCGGCGGCTCGCGCGAGTCGGTCGAGGTCACGATCGGGGCCGAGCAGCTCGTGGCCGCCAAGCGCATCCCGCCCCGACCACCCCGCAGGCTGCCGCGCCAGCCGGTCGACTGA
- the fdxA gene encoding ferredoxin: MTYVIAQPCVDVKDKACIEECPVDCIYEGKRSLYIHPDECVDCGACEPVCPVEAIYYEDDVPSEWSDYYRANVEFFDDLGSPGGAAKMGLIEKDDPMIAALSPQA; the protein is encoded by the coding sequence GTGACGTACGTGATTGCTCAGCCTTGTGTGGACGTGAAGGACAAGGCGTGCATCGAGGAGTGTCCGGTGGACTGCATCTACGAGGGCAAGCGGTCGTTGTACATCCATCCGGACGAGTGCGTGGACTGTGGTGCGTGCGAGCCGGTGTGTCCGGTGGAGGCGATCTACTACGAGGACGACGTGCCCTCGGAGTGGAGCGACTACTACCGGGCGAACGTGGAGTTCTTCGATGACCTGGGGTCGCCGGGTGGTGCGGCGAAGATGGGCCTGATCGAGAAGGACGACCCGATGATCGCGGCCCTGTCCCCGCAGGCCTGA
- the dapC gene encoding succinyldiaminopimelate transaminase: protein MGFADLGGLAYPWDSLTPYAERARAHPRGIVDLSIGTPVDPTPAVVRDALAAAGDAHGYPTTHGTSALREAVVGWFERRRGVPGLDPDAVLPTVGSKELVGLLPSLLRLGPGDVVVHPATAYPTYDVGARLAGATPLATDRVEDWAGRSDVRLVWVNSPGNPTGEVLGVEELARVVAAAREIGALVVSDECYAELAWAEPFASQGVPSILDPRVSGGSTHGLLAAYSLSKQSNLAGYRAAFVAGDPVVVADLLTTRKHLGMIVPAPVQAAMVAALTDDAHVAAQREVYRRRRDVLLPALGEVGLQVDGSEAGLYLWSRPAGAVVEQEDCWRTVGDLANLGILVGPGAFYGPAAAGHVRVALTASDERVHEAASRLSAR, encoded by the coding sequence ATGGGATTCGCCGACCTGGGTGGCCTCGCCTACCCGTGGGACTCGCTCACGCCCTACGCGGAGCGTGCGCGCGCGCACCCGCGGGGCATCGTCGACCTGTCGATCGGTACGCCGGTCGACCCGACCCCTGCCGTCGTCCGTGACGCGCTCGCCGCGGCCGGCGACGCGCACGGGTACCCGACCACCCACGGGACCTCCGCGTTGCGCGAGGCCGTCGTCGGCTGGTTCGAGCGCCGTCGCGGTGTGCCCGGTCTCGACCCCGACGCGGTCCTGCCCACGGTCGGGTCCAAGGAGCTCGTGGGCCTGCTGCCCTCGCTGCTGAGGCTGGGCCCGGGCGACGTCGTCGTGCACCCTGCCACGGCGTACCCCACGTACGACGTGGGTGCGCGCCTCGCCGGGGCCACCCCGCTCGCGACCGACCGGGTCGAGGACTGGGCCGGGCGCAGCGACGTGCGGCTCGTCTGGGTCAACTCGCCGGGCAACCCGACGGGTGAGGTCCTGGGCGTCGAGGAGCTCGCGCGTGTCGTGGCCGCGGCCCGGGAGATCGGCGCGCTCGTCGTGAGCGACGAGTGCTACGCGGAGCTCGCGTGGGCCGAGCCGTTCGCGAGCCAGGGGGTGCCGAGCATCCTCGACCCCCGCGTGAGCGGAGGCTCGACGCACGGCCTGCTCGCGGCGTACTCGCTGTCCAAGCAGTCGAACCTCGCGGGGTACCGGGCCGCGTTCGTCGCGGGTGACCCGGTGGTCGTCGCGGACCTGCTCACGACGCGCAAGCACCTGGGCATGATCGTGCCCGCACCGGTCCAGGCGGCCATGGTCGCGGCGCTCACCGACGACGCGCACGTCGCGGCGCAGCGAGAGGTCTACCGGCGCCGTCGGGACGTGCTGCTCCCCGCGCTCGGTGAGGTCGGGCTCCAGGTCGACGGGTCCGAGGCGGGGCTCTACCTGTGGTCGCGCCCCGCGGGCGCCGTCGTCGAGCAGGAGGACTGCTGGCGGACCGTGGGGGATCTCGCGAACCTCGGGATCCTGGTGGGGCCGGGAGCGTTCTACGGTCCTGCGGCGGCTGGTCACGTGCGGGTGGCGCTCACGGCGAGCGACGAGAGGGTGCACGAGGCCGCGTCCAGGCTCTCCGCGCGGTGA
- a CDS encoding citrate synthase, whose product MTTTQQATVRLVVNESSQDLPVVAATEGNDGIVVSSLLKSTGLVTVDPGFMNTASCESEITYIDGDAGILRYRGYPIDQLAEKSTFLEVAYLLIHGELPDAPTLDAFVERVNRHTMVHEDFRTFMGTFPRNAHPMAVLSSAINALSTFYPDSLDPFDDDTVELATVLLLAKTRTITSYLHRRRVGEPLLYPDYSRGYVDDFLRMTFATPYEKYESDPTVVDALDKLLILHADHEQNCSTSTVRVVGSSHANLYASVAAGVNALSGPLHGGANESVLSMLDKIQNSDFDVDTFMKKVKDKEDGVRLMGFGHRVYKNYDPRAAIVKAKADAVLSTLGKKDELLDIALRLEEIALNDDYFIERKLYPNVDFYTGLIYKAMGFSPAMFTPLFALGRMPGWIAQWREMMKDPQTKIGRPRQVYTGATERPYVPVDGR is encoded by the coding sequence ATGACCACCACCCAGCAGGCGACAGTTCGGCTCGTCGTCAACGAATCGAGCCAGGACCTGCCCGTGGTCGCAGCGACCGAGGGCAACGACGGCATCGTCGTCTCCTCGTTGCTGAAGTCGACCGGGCTCGTCACCGTGGACCCCGGGTTCATGAACACCGCCTCGTGCGAGTCGGAGATCACGTACATCGACGGTGACGCGGGCATCCTGCGCTACCGCGGGTACCCGATCGACCAGCTCGCGGAGAAGTCCACGTTCCTCGAGGTCGCGTACCTCCTGATCCACGGCGAGCTCCCGGACGCTCCGACGCTCGACGCGTTCGTCGAGCGCGTCAACCGCCACACCATGGTGCACGAGGACTTCCGGACGTTCATGGGGACCTTCCCCCGCAACGCGCACCCCATGGCCGTGCTCTCCTCGGCCATCAACGCGTTGTCGACGTTCTACCCGGACTCCCTCGATCCTTTCGACGACGACACGGTCGAGCTCGCGACGGTCCTGCTGCTCGCCAAGACGCGGACCATCACGTCGTACCTGCACCGGCGCCGGGTCGGCGAGCCGCTGCTCTACCCGGACTACTCGCGCGGGTACGTCGACGACTTCCTGCGCATGACCTTCGCGACGCCGTACGAGAAGTACGAGTCGGACCCCACGGTGGTCGACGCCCTCGACAAGCTCCTCATCCTCCACGCGGACCACGAGCAGAACTGCTCGACCTCGACGGTGCGCGTCGTGGGCTCGAGCCACGCGAACCTCTACGCCTCGGTCGCGGCCGGGGTCAACGCCCTCTCGGGACCGCTGCACGGCGGCGCGAACGAGTCCGTCCTGTCGATGCTGGACAAGATTCAGAACAGCGACTTCGACGTCGACACCTTCATGAAGAAGGTCAAGGACAAGGAGGACGGCGTCCGTCTCATGGGCTTCGGTCACCGGGTCTACAAGAACTACGACCCGCGTGCCGCGATCGTCAAGGCCAAGGCCGACGCGGTGCTGTCGACCCTCGGCAAGAAGGACGAGCTCCTCGACATCGCGCTGCGCCTCGAGGAGATCGCGCTCAACGACGACTACTTCATCGAGCGCAAGCTCTACCCGAACGTCGACTTCTACACGGGCCTGATCTACAAGGCCATGGGCTTCTCGCCGGCCATGTTCACGCCGCTGTTCGCGCTGGGACGCATGCCCGGGTGGATCGCCCAGTGGCGCGAGATGATGAAGGACCCGCAGACCAAGATCGGGCGCCCGCGCCAGGTCTACACGGGCGCGACCGAGCGTCCGTACGTGCCGGTCGACGGTCGCTGA
- the dapD gene encoding 2,3,4,5-tetrahydropyridine-2,6-dicarboxylate N-succinyltransferase yields MTSATPTGAAPGPRTAWAFGLATVTDEGTVLDVWYPSPALGQAPADETAPASLDALTERDEARRVDVVVVRTEIDLDAAPVGAADAYLRLHLLSHRLVAPHGLNLDGVFGALANVVWTNHGPCAVEGFEETRLRLRAATGQSVQVLGVDKFPRMVDYVVPSGVRIADADRVRLGAHLAAGTTVMHEGFVNFNAGTLGTSMVEGRISAGVVVGDGSDIGGGASIMGTLSGGGREVISIGQRSLLGANAGLGIPLGDDCVVESGLYVTAGTKVTLVGRSGPDGAPVVVKARELSGQANLLFRRNSLTGGVEAVSRTGVGIELNAALHAN; encoded by the coding sequence ATGACTTCAGCGACCCCCACCGGCGCCGCACCCGGCCCACGCACCGCCTGGGCCTTCGGCCTCGCCACCGTGACCGACGAGGGCACGGTCCTCGACGTCTGGTACCCGTCCCCCGCCCTCGGGCAGGCTCCCGCGGACGAGACCGCGCCCGCGTCGCTCGACGCCCTCACGGAGCGCGACGAGGCACGCCGGGTCGACGTCGTGGTCGTGCGCACCGAGATCGACCTCGACGCGGCGCCCGTGGGCGCGGCCGACGCCTACCTGCGCCTGCACCTCCTCTCGCACCGCCTCGTCGCACCGCACGGTCTCAACCTCGACGGCGTCTTCGGCGCGCTCGCCAACGTCGTGTGGACCAACCACGGCCCGTGCGCGGTCGAGGGCTTCGAGGAGACCCGCCTGCGGCTGCGCGCCGCGACGGGCCAGTCCGTCCAGGTCCTCGGGGTGGACAAGTTCCCCCGCATGGTCGACTACGTCGTCCCCTCGGGCGTCCGCATCGCCGACGCCGACCGCGTGCGCCTCGGCGCCCACCTCGCGGCGGGCACGACCGTCATGCACGAGGGCTTCGTCAACTTCAACGCCGGCACGCTCGGCACCTCGATGGTCGAGGGCCGCATCTCGGCCGGCGTCGTCGTGGGTGACGGTTCGGACATCGGCGGCGGCGCGTCCATCATGGGCACGCTGTCCGGCGGCGGCCGCGAGGTCATCTCGATCGGCCAGCGCTCGCTGCTCGGCGCCAACGCCGGGCTCGGCATCCCGCTCGGGGACGACTGCGTCGTCGAGTCCGGCCTCTACGTGACCGCCGGGACCAAGGTGACCCTCGTCGGCCGCAGCGGCCCGGACGGCGCCCCGGTCGTCGTCAAGGCGCGCGAGCTGTCGGGACAGGCCAACCTCCTCTTCCGTCGTAACTCGCTCACGGGCGGGGTCGAGGCGGTCTCGCGCACAGGCGTCGGGATCGAGCTCAACGCTGCGTTGCACGCCAACTGA
- the dapE gene encoding succinyl-diaminopimelate desuccinylase: MRLDLDGDLLALFRAVCDAPSVSGDEKALADAIEAALRPLAHLDVVRDGNAIVARTHLGRPRRVVIAGHIDTVPLTDPPNLPTRVVGEGAQAEVWGRGTVDMKGGLTVQLALAASLTAPTQDVTWVFYDLEEVASDLNGLGRLARNHPELLQGDFAILGEATAAGIEGGCNGTLRVEVRVPGVAAHSARAWMGSNAIHSASVVLDRLAAYEPASIEVEGLVYREGMNAVGIRGGIAGNVIPDECVVTVNYRFAPSRSLPDAEAHVRDLFSGFEVVVTDAAPGARPGLDDPLAADFAATVLEITGGAPAPKYGWTDVARFAEMGIPAVNFGPGDPVLAHKDDERCPVGHLALCHDALHAWLTR; this comes from the coding sequence ATCCGGCTCGACCTCGACGGCGACCTCCTCGCGCTCTTCCGCGCGGTGTGCGACGCGCCGTCGGTGAGCGGGGACGAGAAGGCCCTGGCCGACGCGATCGAGGCCGCGCTGCGCCCGCTCGCGCACCTCGACGTCGTGCGCGACGGCAACGCGATCGTCGCGCGCACGCACCTCGGGCGACCGCGCCGCGTCGTGATCGCCGGGCACATCGACACCGTGCCGCTCACCGACCCGCCGAACCTGCCCACCCGCGTGGTCGGCGAGGGCGCGCAGGCCGAGGTCTGGGGGCGTGGGACGGTCGACATGAAGGGCGGCCTCACGGTCCAGCTCGCGCTCGCGGCCTCGCTCACCGCCCCCACCCAGGACGTCACGTGGGTCTTCTACGACCTCGAGGAGGTCGCGTCCGACCTCAACGGGCTGGGTCGCCTCGCGCGCAACCACCCCGAGCTCCTGCAGGGCGACTTCGCGATCCTCGGCGAGGCCACGGCCGCGGGCATCGAGGGCGGCTGCAACGGCACGCTGCGGGTCGAGGTCCGCGTCCCCGGGGTCGCGGCGCACTCGGCACGGGCGTGGATGGGCTCCAACGCGATCCACTCGGCGTCGGTCGTGCTCGACCGCCTCGCGGCCTACGAGCCCGCGTCGATCGAGGTCGAGGGTCTCGTCTACCGCGAGGGCATGAACGCGGTCGGCATCCGCGGCGGCATCGCGGGCAACGTCATCCCGGACGAGTGCGTGGTCACGGTCAACTACCGCTTCGCGCCCTCGCGCTCGCTGCCCGACGCCGAGGCGCACGTCCGCGACCTCTTCTCCGGTTTCGAGGTGGTCGTCACCGATGCCGCCCCTGGTGCGCGCCCCGGGCTCGACGACCCGCTCGCGGCCGACTTCGCGGCCACCGTGCTCGAGATCACGGGGGGCGCCCCTGCGCCCAAGTACGGCTGGACCGACGTCGCGCGCTTCGCCGAGATGGGGATCCCGGCGGTGAACTTCGGCCCCGGCGACCCCGTGCTCGCGCACAAGGACGACGAGCGCTGCCCGGTCGGGCACCTCGCGCTGTGCCACGACGCGCTGCACGCGTGGCTCACCCGCTGA
- a CDS encoding TIGR00730 family Rossman fold protein codes for MSDDGVPQAGTGYRKGPVLLRGEQIPQQTTDQRLLDTAGSADWVHSDPWRVMRIQSEFVEGFGALAEVGPAVSVFGSARTSPDHPDYALAEEVGRLLAERDLAVITGGGPGIMEAANKGANEAGGLSIGLGIELPFEQGMNKYVNLGVNFRYFFARKTMFVKYAQGFVVLPGGFGTFDELFEALTLVQTHKVTEFPIALVDTEYWQGLLDWARTTVAGRGMISAHDLDLLYLCDDPAEAVQYVCERGEQLRAEELESVADTATAQQRASGDR; via the coding sequence ATGAGCGACGACGGAGTTCCCCAGGCAGGCACCGGCTACCGCAAGGGGCCGGTGCTGCTGCGGGGCGAGCAGATCCCCCAGCAGACGACCGACCAGCGCCTCCTGGACACCGCCGGCAGCGCGGACTGGGTGCACAGCGACCCGTGGCGGGTCATGAGGATCCAGAGCGAGTTCGTCGAGGGCTTCGGAGCCCTCGCCGAGGTCGGCCCGGCGGTGTCGGTCTTCGGGTCCGCGCGCACGAGCCCGGATCATCCGGACTACGCGCTGGCCGAGGAGGTCGGTCGCCTCCTGGCCGAGCGCGACCTCGCGGTCATCACGGGTGGCGGCCCCGGGATCATGGAGGCCGCGAACAAGGGTGCCAACGAGGCGGGCGGTCTGTCGATCGGTCTCGGGATCGAGCTCCCGTTCGAGCAGGGTATGAACAAGTACGTCAACCTCGGCGTGAACTTCCGGTACTTCTTCGCCCGCAAGACCATGTTCGTCAAGTACGCGCAGGGCTTCGTCGTCCTGCCGGGCGGGTTCGGCACGTTCGACGAGCTCTTCGAGGCGTTGACCCTGGTCCAGACGCACAAGGTCACCGAGTTCCCCATCGCGCTCGTGGACACCGAGTACTGGCAGGGCCTGCTGGACTGGGCCCGCACGACGGTCGCCGGCCGCGGCATGATCAGCGCGCACGACCTCGACCTGCTGTACCTGTGCGACGACCCGGCAGAGGCCGTCCAGTACGTGTGCGAGCGCGGCGAGCAGCTGCGCGCCGAGGAGCTCGAGTCGGTGGCCGACACGGCAACCGCACAGCAGCGGGCCTCCGGCGACCGGTGA
- the folP gene encoding dihydropteroate synthase — MGTARTHDRSFAGPESPVPPQSAPLVLRGREVGVDESAPGRPERPVVMAIVNRTTDSFYAPARQPDDGAALEAVARAWSAGAAIVDVGGVRAGTGPEVTPVEEIRRVVPFVARVRAEFPDLLVSVDTWRSEVAREAALAGADLINDTWAGHDPALVEVAGELGVGVVCSHTGGAVPRTDPFRVAYQPAEQDGAPRPHDPRDAVVQDVVTTLAAAAARAVACGVPAASILVDPTHDFGKNTWHSLHLVRRTQALAGLGFPLLMALSRKDFVGETLDLPADERLEGTLAATAVAAWLGARVFRAHDVAATRRVLDMVAAIRGDVPPTRALRGLA, encoded by the coding sequence GTGGGGACCGCCCGGACGCACGACCGCTCCTTCGCCGGCCCGGAGTCGCCGGTCCCGCCGCAGAGCGCGCCGCTGGTCCTGCGAGGGCGTGAGGTCGGCGTCGACGAGTCGGCTCCCGGGCGTCCGGAGCGCCCCGTGGTCATGGCGATCGTCAACCGCACGACCGACTCGTTCTACGCCCCTGCCCGCCAGCCCGACGACGGAGCGGCCCTCGAGGCCGTCGCGCGGGCGTGGTCCGCGGGTGCCGCGATCGTCGACGTCGGGGGAGTGCGTGCGGGGACGGGGCCCGAGGTCACCCCGGTCGAGGAGATCCGGCGCGTCGTGCCCTTCGTGGCGCGGGTGCGAGCGGAGTTCCCGGACCTGCTCGTGAGCGTCGACACGTGGCGGTCCGAGGTCGCCCGGGAGGCCGCGCTGGCCGGGGCCGACCTGATCAACGACACGTGGGCCGGGCACGACCCGGCCCTGGTCGAGGTCGCGGGCGAGCTCGGCGTGGGCGTCGTGTGCTCGCACACGGGCGGAGCCGTACCGCGGACCGACCCGTTCCGCGTCGCCTACCAGCCCGCGGAGCAGGACGGGGCGCCCCGTCCGCACGACCCGCGTGACGCCGTCGTGCAGGACGTCGTGACGACGCTCGCCGCCGCGGCCGCGCGCGCGGTCGCGTGCGGCGTGCCCGCGGCCTCGATCCTCGTCGACCCGACCCACGACTTCGGGAAGAACACCTGGCACTCGCTCCATCTGGTGCGCAGGACGCAGGCGCTCGCAGGACTCGGCTTCCCGCTGCTCATGGCGCTCTCACGCAAGGACTTCGTGGGCGAGACGCTCGACCTGCCCGCCGACGAACGCCTCGAGGGGACGCTCGCGGCGACCGCTGTCGCCGCGTGGCTCGGTGCCCGCGTCTTCCGGGCCCACGACGTCGCGGCGACCCGACGGGTCCTGGACATGGTCGCGGCGATCCGCGGAGACGTGCCGCCGACGCGCGCGCTGCGCGGTCTGGCATGA
- a CDS encoding DUF3117 domain-containing protein, whose translation MAAMKPRTGDGPLEVTKEGRGIVMRVPLEGGGRLVVELNATEASELGEALQAVVG comes from the coding sequence ATGGCTGCGATGAAGCCGCGTACGGGGGATGGCCCGCTCGAGGTCACCAAGGAAGGTCGCGGCATCGTCATGCGCGTCCCGCTCGAGGGTGGCGGTCGACTCGTGGTGGAGCTCAACGCGACCGAGGCCAGCGAGCTGGGCGAGGCTCTTCAAGCCGTCGTGGGCTGA